One window of the Xiphophorus couchianus chromosome 12, X_couchianus-1.0, whole genome shotgun sequence genome contains the following:
- the LOC114154186 gene encoding hydroxycarboxylic acid receptor 2-like produces the protein MLCNFSGPVLIRVLPPLLVTEFVLGLAGNGFALFIFCFHLRPWKSSTVLLFNLAVADFMLIMALPLRASYYLSGIRWIFGETICNVCLFMLAMNRSGSTFFLMVIALDRYMRVVHPHHPINSLSVGKAMLGALVLWLVPITMTGHVFFLHHINTTYCESFMVDTTSRGNLSWHKFTFLFSFYMPLLVILYCTFQIIGHLRRRQLTNQTKFKKALYFIVVVVVLFIVCFLPSNITLLTMWIKMLRGFVCDDVEQLTTVFYITISLTYLNSVLDPVVYYFSSPAFKNICRRTLHLPQSETCESTEKRTRETASQSHSQL, from the coding sequence ATGCTGTGCAACTTCAGTGGACCCGTGCTGATCAGAGTGCTCCCTCCGCTGCTGGTCACAGAGTTCGTTCTGGGTCTCGCTGGAAACGGTTTTGCTCTTTTCATCTTCTGCTTCCACTTGAGGCCCTGGAAAAGCAGCACGGTGCTACTCTTCAACCTGGCAGTGGCTGACTTCATGCTCATCATGGCTCTGCCCCTCCGAGCCAGCTACTACCTGTCGGGGATCCGCTGGATTTTCGGTGAGACGATCTGTAACGTCTGCCTCTTCATGCTGGCGATGAACCGCAGCGGGAGCACTTTCTTCCTGATGGTCATCGCCCTGGACAGGTACATGCGTGTGGTGCATCCCCACCATCCCATTAACTCCCTGAGCGTGGGCAAGGCCATGTTGGGCGCTCTGGTGCTGTGGCTGGTCCCCATTACAATGACCGGCCATGTCTTCTTTCTGCATCACATCAACACAACCTACTGCGAAAGCTTCATGGTGGACACGACCTCCAGAGGAAACCTGTCCTGGCACAAATTCAcatttctcttctctttctacaTGCCTCTGCTGGTGATCCTCTACTGCACCTTCCAAATCATCGGCCACCTAAGGAGGAGACAGCTGACCAACCAAACCAAGTTCAAAAAGGCTCTGTACTTCATcgtggtggtggtggtgctCTTCATCGTCTGCTTCCTCCCCAGCAACATCACTCTGCTGACCATGTGGATCAAGATGCTCCGAGGATTCGTCTGTGATGACGTGGAGCAGCTCACCACCGTGTTCTACATCACCATCAGTTTGACTTATCTCAACAGCGTGCTGGACCCCGTGGTCTACTACTTCTCCAGCCCAGCCTTCAAGAACATCTGCAGGAGaacgctgcatctgcctcagtCAGAGACTTGTGAGAGCACGGAAAAGAGAACACGTGAGACGGCGTCCCAGTCGCACAGCCAGCTGTGA
- the hip1rb gene encoding huntingtin interacting protein 1 related b, which produces MNIHTRVKSRRTEHHLGAERDHFDKQQLSSISKAINNTETPVKEKHARRIILGTHREKGAYTFWSYSQGFPLSTSSILCWKFCHVLHKILRDGHHNVLQDCMRHHGSLAEYGKLWSHHHDKYGQLVALYIKLLCTKMEFHVKHMEIPPNLEVKDEVLERAAGTDINNVFQLTVEVFDYMDAELKLAETVLRQLNSSIAVSSLTSGQCRLAPLIQVVQDCSQLYHFNVKLLFKLHACLPADTLQGHRDRFREQFNSLKTFFNRAREMVYFKRLIQIPRLPDSPPNFLHAAALAKHVKPVVVIPEDDDQQDDDDDDPEPLIEVSNTPTPSLQSQPQADIFDQAFGPPNGGFDERDLQIESLKSELELLRAELEKVKTEAQRYVTQLKSQINSLEAELEEQRMLKQRALVENEQLRMELEATRRRNAEHESLQGTFLEAERRAQSTEQRYNKLKEKHTELVASHAELLRKSADTVKMLSATQQTQEEVERTKQQLSFEVERVKQEADMKMEEQKFDLERLKRDLEEKMAEVTRVKATLQSSEMTSLEMNSSMTALQAEKERLMRSVREKEAELSSLRQEAQLQQSSLQQERERSSRELGELQGKLREKTSVEEQMKKKLSEEQFALLQGTIAEAENIIQDAVAKLDDPLHIRCTSSPDYLINRAEATLSSIDKMKKGHGDYLRNMEDSGGLLRSLTQFSHLAADTIVNGSATAHMAPTDQADRLTENCRGCATQSLQYLKELKSKNTLQRADPASVRLIVQKILHLGQELRPKGMDIRQDELGDLVDKEMAATSAAIEEAVRRIDEMMNQARKDTSGVKLEVNERILNNCTDLMKAIRMLVIASTDLQKEIVEGGRGGASIREFYARNSRWTEGLISAAKAVGWGATELVDSADKVVLHTGKYEELIVCSHEIAASTAQLVAASKVKADRSSKRLGILQQASRHVNEMAAKVVASTKTGQENLEDKDPMDFSGMSLIKLKKEEMESQVKVLELETQLENERLRLGELRKKHYDLAGVPMEQVSERNGDSPSPVQQPRPLNMSPKPSKPPLGRKPTLSQKPNIPSKPGFK; this is translated from the exons ATGAACATTCACACGCGGGTGAAGAGCAGGAGGACCGAGCATCACCTCGGAGCGGAGAGGGACCACTTTGACAAGCagcag CTCAGCAGTATCAGCAAAGCCATCAACAACACAGAGACGCCTGTGAAGGAGAAACATGCACGAC GAATCATCTTGGGGACTCACAGGGAGAAGGGAGCCTACACCTTCTGGTCCTACTCTCAGGGCTTCCCTCTGAGCACCAGCTCCATCCTGTGCTGGAAGTTCTGCCATGTGCTGCACAAAATCCTGCGAGATGGCCACCACAAT GTTCTTCAGGACTGCATGCGGCATCATGGTTCTCTAGCTGAATATGGGAAACTATGG AGCCACCACCATGACAAATATGGACAGCTAGTGGCTTTGTATATCAAGCTCCTCTGCACAAAGATGGAGTTTCATGTGAAG CATATGGAAATCCCTCCAAACCTGGAGGTGAAGGATGAAGTGCTGGAGCGCGCTGCGGGGACGGACATTAATAATGT GTTCCAGCTCACTGTGGAGGTGTTCGATTACATGGACGCTGAGCTGAAGCTGGCCGAGACAG TGTTGCGCCAGCTGAACTCTTCCATCGCCGTCAGCAGCCTCACGTCGGGTCAGTGTCGCCTGGCTCCGCTCATCCAGGTCGTCCAGGACTGCAGCCAGCTCTACCACTTCAACGTCAAGCTGCTTTTCAAGCTGCATGCCT GTCTGCCTGCTGATACCCTACAAGGACACCGTGACCGTTTCCGTGAGCAATTCAACAG CCTAAAGACCTTCTTTAACAGAGCCAGAGAGATGGTGTATTTCAAGAGGCTGATCCAGATTCCCCGGCTGCCTGAT TCTCCACCCAACTTCCTGCATGCAGCAGCGCTGGCCAAACACGTGAAGCCGGTGGTTGTCATCCCTGAGGACGATGATCAGCAagacgacgatgatgatgacCCGGAGCCACTCATCGAGGTCAGCAATACCCCGACCCCCAGCCTGCAGTCTCAGCCTCAG GCGGACATTTTTGATCAGGCATTTGGACCTCCAAATGGAGGCTTTGATGAGAG GGATCTCCAGATCGAAAGCCTGAAATCAGAACTTGAGCTGCTAAGAGCAGAGCTGGAGAAAGTCAAAACGGAG GCTCAACGCTACGTCACGCAGCTCAAGTCCCAAATCAACAGCTTGGAGgcagagctggaggagcagcgAATGCTCAAACAGCGGGCGCTGGTGGAAAACGAGCAGCTGCGCATGGAGCTGGAGGCAACCCGGCGCCGGAACGCAGAGCACGAGAGTTTACAAGGCACCTTCCTTGAGGCCGAGA GAAGGGCGCAATCGACCGAGCAGCGATACAATAAACTgaaagagaaacacacagagctgGTGGCCAGTCATGCTGAACTGCTCCGCAAG AGCGCAGACACTGTGAAGATGCTGTCGGCCACCCAGCAGACTCAGGAGGAAGTGGAGAGGACTAAGCAGCAGCTGAGCTTCGAGGTGGAACGAGTCAAACAGGAGGCAGATATGAAG ATGGAGGAGCAGAAATTTGACCTGGAGCGACTGAAGAGAGACCTGGAAGAGAAAATGGCAGAGGTGACACGGGTGAAGGCGACTCTGCAGAGCAGCGAGATG ACATCGTTGGAAATGAACAGCAGCATGACGGCTCTGCAGGCGGAGAAGGAGCGCCTGATGCGATCTGTGAGGGAGAAGGAGGCAGAGCTGTCATCTCTGCGGCAGGAGGCGCAGCTGCAGCAGTCGTCGCTCCAGCAGGAGCGGGAGAGGAGCAGCAGGGAGCTGGGAGAGCTGCAGGGCAAGCTGAGGGAGAAG ACCAGTGTGGAGGAACAGATGAAGAAGAAGCTTTCGGAGGAGCAGTTCGCTCTGCTCCAAGGCACCATCGCAGAAGCTGAGAACATCATCCAAGATGCAGTGGCCAAGCTGGATGATCCTCTGCACATACGCTGCACCAGCTCTCCAG ATTACCTCATAAATCGAGCGGAGGCCACGTTGAGCTCCATCgacaaaatgaaaaagggaCATGGAGATTATCTGCGCAACATGGAGG ACTCTGGCGGGCTGCTGAGGTCTCTGACCCAGTTCTCCCACTTGGCTGCGGACACGATTGTTAACGGCAGCGCTACGGCACACATGGCACCCACTGACCAAGCAGATC GTCTGACAGAGAACTGCAGAGGCTGTGCCACTCAGAGTCTGCAGTACCTAAAGGAGCTGAAATCCAAGAACACCCTGCAGAGGGCCGATCCAGCTTCTGTTCGACTGATTGTGCAGAAGATCCTGCACCTGGGTCAG GAGCTACGGCCGAAAGGAATGGACATCCGTCAGGACGAGCTGGGCGATCTGGTGGATAAGGAAATGGCAGCAACATCAGCAGCTATTGAGGAGGCTGTCCGCAGGATTGAT GAAATGATGAATCAGGCACGAAAAGACACATCAGGGGTAAAACTGGAGGTCAATGAAag AATCCTCAACAACTGCACTGACCTGATGAAG GCCATCCGCATGCTGGTCATAGCGTCCACAGACTTGCAGAAGGAGATTGTTGAGGGTGGGAGG GGTGGAGCAAGCATAAGGGAATTCTATGCCAGAAACTCTCGCTGGACCGAGGGACTCATCTCTGCTGCTAAGGCTGTGGGATGGGGAGCCACGGAGTTGGT AGATTCTGCTGACAAGGTGGTGCTGCACACTGGTAAATATGAGGAGCTGATAGTCTGCTCGCATGAGATCGCTGCGAGTACAGCACAGCTGGTCGCTGCCTCAAAG GTCAAGGCCGACCGCAGCAGTAAGAGGCTGGGCATTCTCCAGCAGGCCTCTCGTCATGTCAATGAGATGGCTGCTAAAGTCGTGGCCTCAACAAAGACGGGACAGGAAAACCTGGAAGACAAAG ATCCCATGGACTTCTCTGGGATGTCTCTTATCAagttgaaaaaagaagaaatggagTCACAG GTGAAAGTGCTGGAACTGGAAACTCAGCTGGAGAACGAGCGTTTACGTCTGGGTGAGCTCAGGAAGAAACACTACGACTTAGCCGGAGTTCCTATGGAGCAGGTTTCTGAGCGAAACGGTGACTCGCCGTCACCTGTCCAGCAGCCCCGTCCTCTCAACATGTCCCCCAAACCCAGCAAGCCTCCCCTGGGGAGGAAACCCACGCTCTCTCAAAAACCCAACATACCATCAAAACCAGGg TTCAAGTAA